One Streptomyces sp. L2 genomic window carries:
- a CDS encoding WhiB family transcriptional regulator has product MDYWRDHAACRHEDPDLFFPIGTTGPSQVQAQQATAVCEGCPVREQCLDWALDTGQSIGIWGGTTEAERRRLRRRAGSRRGSG; this is encoded by the coding sequence ATGGATTACTGGCGCGACCATGCCGCGTGCCGTCACGAGGACCCCGACCTGTTCTTCCCCATCGGTACCACCGGCCCCTCCCAGGTGCAGGCCCAGCAGGCCACGGCGGTCTGCGAGGGGTGCCCCGTGCGGGAACAGTGCCTGGACTGGGCGCTGGACACCGGACAGAGCATCGGCATCTGGGGCGGGACCACCGAGGCGGAGCGCCGCCGGCTGCGGCGCCGCGCGGGATCCCGGCGCGGCTCGGGCTGA
- a CDS encoding NAD(P)/FAD-dependent oxidoreductase, with amino-acid sequence MDTVTRPRILVVGAGFAGVGCVRRLERRLGPDEADITLVTPYSYQLYLPLLPQVASGVLTPQSIALSLRRSRKYRTRILPGGAIGVDLRSKVCVVRTITDKIVNERYDYIVLAPGSVTRTFDIPGLTEHAFGMKTLAEAAYIRDHVITQLDLADASDDPAERAARLQFVVVGGGYAGTETAACLQRLTHAAVQRYPRIDPGLIKWHLIDIAPKLMPELGDKLGRSAQEILGRRGIEVSLGVSIDKAGAEEVTFTDGRVVPTHTLIWTAGVVASPLMATLGAETVRGRLAVTADMCLPGYDGVFALGDAAAVPDRAKDDEGAVCPPTAQHAMRQGGAVADNVIATLRGQPMKPYEHKDLGLVVDLGGKDAVSKPLGVELRGVPAQAVARGYHWSALRTNVAKARVMTNWMLNAVAGDDFVRTGFQARKPARLKDFEFTDAYLTPDQVRERVEGKPVESP; translated from the coding sequence ATGGACACCGTGACACGACCCAGGATCCTGGTGGTGGGCGCAGGCTTCGCCGGAGTGGGGTGCGTGCGCCGTCTGGAGCGCAGGCTCGGCCCGGACGAGGCCGACATCACGCTGGTGACGCCGTACTCGTACCAGCTCTATCTCCCCCTGCTGCCCCAGGTCGCCTCCGGCGTGCTCACGCCGCAGTCGATCGCTCTGTCGCTGCGCCGCAGCAGGAAGTACCGCACCCGGATCCTCCCGGGCGGGGCGATCGGGGTGGACCTGCGGTCGAAGGTCTGCGTGGTCCGCACGATCACCGACAAGATCGTCAACGAGCGGTACGACTACATCGTGCTGGCGCCGGGCAGCGTGACCCGCACCTTCGACATCCCGGGGCTGACGGAGCACGCCTTCGGGATGAAGACGCTCGCCGAGGCCGCCTACATCCGCGACCACGTCATCACGCAGCTCGACCTGGCCGACGCCAGCGACGATCCGGCGGAGCGGGCCGCTCGGCTGCAGTTCGTGGTCGTCGGCGGCGGCTACGCCGGCACCGAGACGGCGGCCTGTCTGCAGCGGCTCACGCACGCGGCCGTCCAGCGCTACCCGCGGATCGACCCGGGCCTGATCAAGTGGCACCTCATCGACATCGCGCCCAAGCTGATGCCGGAGCTGGGCGACAAGCTGGGCCGCAGCGCGCAGGAGATCCTCGGACGGCGCGGCATCGAGGTGTCGCTGGGCGTCTCGATCGACAAGGCGGGCGCGGAGGAGGTCACCTTCACCGACGGGCGGGTGGTCCCGACCCACACGCTGATCTGGACGGCCGGCGTGGTCGCCAGCCCGCTGATGGCCACGCTGGGCGCGGAGACCGTCCGCGGCCGGCTCGCGGTGACCGCCGACATGTGCCTGCCGGGGTACGACGGTGTCTTCGCGCTCGGCGACGCCGCCGCCGTGCCCGACCGGGCCAAGGACGACGAGGGCGCGGTGTGCCCGCCGACGGCCCAGCACGCCATGCGGCAGGGCGGGGCGGTCGCCGACAACGTCATCGCGACGCTGCGCGGGCAGCCGATGAAGCCGTACGAGCACAAGGACCTGGGGCTGGTCGTCGACCTCGGCGGGAAGGACGCGGTGTCCAAGCCGCTCGGGGTGGAGCTGCGGGGCGTGCCCGCGCAGGCGGTGGCGCGCGGCTACCACTGGTCGGCGCTGCGCACCAATGTCGCCAAGGCCCGCGTCATGACGAACTGGATGCTGAACGCGGTCGCCGGCGACGATTTCGTGCGCACCGGCTTCCAGGCCCGCAAGCCGGCCCGGCTGAAGGACTTCGAGTTCACGGACGCCTATCTGACGCCGGACCAGGTCCGCGAGCGTGTGGAGGGCAAGCCGGTCGAGAGCCCCTGA
- a CDS encoding LysR family transcriptional regulator ArgP, with the protein MMDELPVDQVRTLLAVVDEGTFDAAAEALHVTPSAVSQRVKGLEQRTGRVLLQRTKPVRPTESGAVLVRFARQLARLERDARGELGLSGAGEPTRVSVAVNADSLATWFLDALTRVRGLCFELHREDEAHTAALLREGQVMAAVTSSPDPVPGCSVRPLGRMRYLPVAEPEFAERYVTGRPLAEALSEAPVVVFDRKDDFQDGFVRRLGRGSAGALRHYVPTSEGFVTAVAAGLGWGLVPQTQAGPLLREGRLVRLAPDRWMDATLYWQQWKLDSPALAALAEAVSLTAAEALLN; encoded by the coding sequence GTGATGGACGAGCTTCCGGTGGACCAGGTGCGCACGCTGCTCGCCGTGGTGGACGAGGGCACCTTCGACGCGGCGGCCGAGGCCCTGCACGTGACGCCCTCGGCGGTCAGCCAGCGCGTCAAGGGGCTGGAGCAGCGCACCGGCCGGGTGCTGCTCCAGCGCACCAAGCCGGTGCGGCCCACTGAGTCCGGCGCGGTGCTGGTCCGGTTCGCGCGGCAGCTGGCCCGGCTGGAGCGGGACGCGCGCGGCGAGCTGGGGCTGAGCGGCGCCGGGGAGCCGACGCGGGTGTCGGTCGCGGTGAACGCGGACTCGCTGGCGACCTGGTTCCTCGACGCGCTGACCCGGGTGCGGGGGCTCTGTTTCGAACTGCACCGCGAGGACGAGGCGCACACGGCGGCGCTGCTGCGCGAGGGCCAGGTGATGGCGGCCGTCACCTCCTCCCCCGACCCGGTGCCCGGCTGCTCGGTGCGTCCGCTCGGCCGCATGCGCTATCTGCCGGTGGCCGAACCGGAGTTCGCCGAACGGTACGTGACCGGGCGACCCCTGGCGGAGGCGCTGTCCGAGGCCCCCGTCGTGGTCTTCGACCGCAAGGACGACTTCCAGGACGGCTTCGTACGGCGGCTGGGCCGCGGGTCCGCCGGTGCCCTGCGGCACTATGTGCCCACCTCGGAGGGGTTCGTCACCGCGGTCGCCGCCGGGCTCGGCTGGGGCCTGGTGCCGCAGACGCAGGCCGGCCCGCTGCTGCGCGAGGGCCGCCTCGTGCGGCTCGCTCCGGACCGCTGGATGGACGCCACGCTGTACTGGCAGCAGTGGAAGCTGGATTCGCCCGCGCTGGCGGCCCTGGCGGAGGCGGTGTCGCTGACCGCGGCGGAGGCCCTGCTGAACTGA
- a CDS encoding ATP-binding protein, translated as MSTEPRWNDTPPPEERHDRTFSFAGELRNVTGARLAAEEFLDDLAIDAPPGAHEYWDDILLVVTELAANAVQYAPGPFDLHMRRTFDGVHVTMHDTSTTRPEPRPFHPRTGGGGIGWHLVHTLCDQVSVVVTDRGKDIHVFLPW; from the coding sequence ATGTCGACGGAGCCGCGTTGGAACGACACACCGCCCCCGGAGGAGAGGCACGACCGCACCTTCTCCTTCGCGGGTGAGCTGCGCAATGTCACGGGCGCGCGGCTCGCCGCGGAGGAGTTCCTCGACGACCTGGCGATCGACGCCCCGCCGGGCGCGCACGAGTACTGGGACGACATCCTGCTGGTCGTCACCGAACTGGCCGCCAACGCCGTCCAGTACGCGCCCGGGCCGTTCGATCTGCACATGCGCCGCACCTTCGACGGGGTGCACGTCACGATGCACGACACCAGCACCACCCGGCCGGAGCCGCGGCCCTTCCACCCCCGCACGGGCGGCGGAGGCATCGGCTGGCACCTGGTGCACACGCTGTGCGACCAGGTGAGCGTCGTCGTCACCGACCGGGGCAAGGACATCCACGTCTTCCTGCCCTGGTGA
- a CDS encoding FUSC family protein has protein sequence MRAAVRVGWARVWDRLAASDPGLLRLTAGLRTVAAIAVTLLVLAVLGAPVTHLVAGAISAMAATFAIREKQRSRQAVTLALGLPTALASMSLGAVLNQRVVAGDLFFVVLIFCAVYGRRFGDRGTALGLIGFQVYFVSLFVRATPHMLPALYGVLAVAFASSAAARFLLFPQTPAGVLDRLRRAFRARLGQLVGTQAELLDAGPDEVDKVLADLRTGTARLHDTALLIQGRLADGTSDEAVARLLQRRIADAEIAAERLGLLLLTARSAERTETLTLHLPGAPLPSGGELPVRDEASAALRRDLAALRLLVQRPVGEASGTALAHVRNRLLGYREEENLPRASPAVQDVFRGLGEAARASLGLRMALDGPLDESDDSPATARSREELDAEDAAIEGSEDEEGEQAGRTGLRRPTTRAAVQVAVGSSLAILGGELLSTQRWYWAVLTCWIVFINTSSTGEILVKGYRRLLGTVLGVVAGIGLAGLVGHHTWTAFGLVLLFVFAMFYSAPLSYTLMSFFVTAMLGLLYTLLNSYSASVLLLRVEETALGATCGVIAAAVVLPVRTDRRTDELLVAVLDRLADVTRAAVDQLSGDAPGELVDKARALDQALADLRAATQPLTHPITPLRSRRDNARYIVALLETCAYHGRSLAATAELLPTHPSMAADPRLRGAGGRIVHNIETIAAHVSDPGSAARMETGPSIASMLEPGTLRTPRYGRVTDRVLRHLQRLDEAVSGLARPLGMAPDQPEK, from the coding sequence GTGAGGGCAGCGGTTCGGGTGGGGTGGGCACGGGTGTGGGACCGGCTCGCGGCCTCGGACCCGGGGCTGCTGCGGCTGACCGCGGGGCTGCGGACGGTCGCCGCCATCGCCGTCACGCTTCTCGTGCTGGCCGTGCTCGGGGCGCCGGTGACCCATCTGGTCGCGGGCGCCATCTCGGCGATGGCGGCGACGTTCGCCATCCGGGAGAAGCAGCGTTCGCGGCAGGCCGTGACCCTCGCGCTGGGGCTGCCGACGGCGCTGGCGTCGATGTCGCTGGGCGCGGTGCTGAACCAGCGGGTGGTGGCGGGTGACCTGTTCTTCGTCGTCCTCATCTTCTGCGCGGTCTACGGCCGGCGGTTCGGTGACCGCGGCACGGCGCTCGGCCTGATCGGCTTCCAGGTCTACTTCGTCTCGCTGTTCGTGCGCGCCACCCCGCACATGCTGCCGGCCCTGTACGGCGTGCTGGCCGTGGCGTTCGCGAGTAGCGCGGCCGCCCGTTTCCTGCTGTTCCCGCAGACCCCGGCCGGTGTCCTGGACCGGCTGCGGCGGGCCTTCCGGGCCCGGCTGGGCCAGTTGGTCGGCACGCAGGCCGAACTGCTGGACGCCGGGCCCGACGAGGTGGACAAGGTCCTCGCCGACCTGCGCACCGGCACCGCCCGGCTGCACGACACGGCGCTGCTGATCCAGGGCCGGCTGGCGGACGGCACGTCCGACGAGGCGGTGGCCCGGCTGCTGCAGCGCCGGATCGCGGACGCCGAGATCGCGGCCGAACGGCTCGGTCTGCTGCTGCTCACCGCGCGCAGCGCCGAGCGGACCGAGACGCTCACCCTGCATCTGCCGGGCGCCCCGCTGCCCTCCGGTGGGGAGCTGCCGGTGCGGGACGAGGCGAGTGCCGCGCTGCGCCGGGACCTGGCGGCGCTGCGCCTGCTGGTGCAGCGCCCGGTCGGCGAGGCCTCCGGGACGGCGCTGGCGCACGTGCGCAACCGGCTGCTCGGCTACCGCGAGGAGGAGAACCTGCCGCGGGCCTCCCCCGCCGTCCAGGACGTGTTCCGGGGCCTCGGCGAGGCCGCGCGCGCCTCGCTGGGGCTGCGGATGGCCCTGGACGGGCCGCTGGACGAGTCCGACGACTCCCCGGCGACGGCCCGCTCCCGCGAGGAACTGGACGCCGAGGACGCGGCCATCGAGGGCAGCGAGGACGAGGAGGGCGAGCAGGCCGGCCGGACCGGGCTGCGGCGGCCCACCACCCGGGCCGCGGTGCAGGTGGCCGTGGGGTCCTCGCTGGCCATCCTGGGCGGCGAGCTGCTGTCCACGCAGCGCTGGTACTGGGCGGTGCTGACCTGCTGGATCGTGTTCATCAACACCTCGTCCACCGGCGAGATCCTGGTCAAGGGGTACCGCCGGCTGCTGGGCACGGTGCTCGGCGTGGTGGCCGGCATCGGGCTCGCGGGGCTGGTCGGGCACCACACGTGGACGGCCTTCGGGCTGGTGCTGCTGTTCGTCTTCGCGATGTTCTACAGCGCTCCGCTGTCCTACACACTGATGTCGTTCTTCGTCACAGCGATGCTGGGACTGTTGTACACGCTGCTGAACTCCTACAGCGCCTCGGTGCTGCTGCTACGGGTGGAGGAGACCGCCCTGGGGGCGACCTGCGGGGTGATCGCGGCGGCGGTGGTGCTCCCGGTGCGCACGGACCGCCGTACCGACGAACTCCTGGTCGCCGTCCTGGACCGGCTGGCCGACGTGACGCGGGCCGCGGTCGACCAGCTGAGCGGGGACGCGCCGGGCGAGCTGGTGGACAAGGCGCGCGCCCTGGACCAGGCGCTGGCCGATCTGCGGGCCGCCACCCAGCCGCTGACCCATCCGATCACACCGCTGCGCTCGCGCCGGGACAACGCCCGGTACATCGTGGCGCTGCTGGAGACCTGCGCGTACCACGGCCGTTCGCTGGCGGCCACGGCGGAGCTGCTGCCCACACATCCGTCGATGGCGGCGGATCCGCGGCTGCGCGGCGCCGGCGGGCGGATCGTGCACAACATCGAGACGATCGCCGCGCACGTCTCGGACCCCGGATCCGCCGCCCGCATGGAGACCGGCCCCAGCATCGCGTCGATGCTGGAGCCGGGCACCCTGCGCACACCCCGCTACGGCAGGGTGACCGACCGGGTGCTACGGCATCTGCAGCGCCTGGACGAGGCCGTGTCGGGCCTGGCCCGCCCCCTGGGGATGGCACCGGACCAGCCCGAGAAGTGA
- a CDS encoding LysE/ArgO family amino acid transporter, with product MNAALTAAAAGFGTGLSLIVAIGAQNAFVLRQGVRRDAVLAVVGICALSDAVLIALGVGGVGAVVVAWPGALTAVALAGGAFLLCYGALAARRVLRPGAGLRAEGEAAGSRRRAVLTCLAMTWLNPHVYLDTVFLLGSLAAGHGGLRWTFGLGAALASLCWFAGLGFGARLLGRFLARPGAWRVLDGLVAVTMLVLGASLVAGA from the coding sequence ATGAACGCCGCACTGACCGCCGCCGCCGCCGGATTCGGCACCGGCCTCTCCCTGATCGTCGCCATCGGCGCCCAGAACGCCTTCGTCCTGCGGCAGGGGGTGCGCCGGGACGCCGTCCTGGCCGTCGTCGGCATCTGCGCCCTGTCCGACGCGGTGCTCATCGCGCTCGGAGTGGGCGGGGTCGGCGCCGTCGTGGTGGCCTGGCCCGGCGCGCTCACGGCGGTCGCCCTGGCCGGCGGCGCCTTCCTGCTCTGCTACGGCGCCCTCGCCGCCCGCCGGGTCCTCAGGCCCGGCGCGGGACTGCGGGCCGAGGGCGAGGCGGCCGGTTCCCGCCGGCGGGCGGTGCTCACCTGCCTGGCGATGACCTGGCTCAACCCGCACGTCTACCTGGACACGGTGTTCCTGCTCGGCTCCCTCGCGGCCGGTCACGGCGGGCTGCGCTGGACCTTCGGGCTGGGGGCCGCCCTGGCCAGCCTGTGCTGGTTCGCCGGGCTCGGCTTCGGCGCCCGGCTGCTCGGCCGGTTCCTCGCCCGGCCCGGCGCCTGGCGGGTGCTGGACGGCCTGGTCGCCGTCACCATGCTGGTCCTCGGCGCGAGCCTCGTCGCCGGCGCCTGA
- a CDS encoding methyltransferase domain-containing protein, protein MTDPRPGTGFQKSGIDPANVARLVGALDAQDANDGVRRLRAWAAEALAVRPGERALDIGCGTGTHTRALAAAVGPEGSALGVEPNPGLRAAAEERAAGNPARFVDGDALALPVPDASMDVVWCERVLQHLTEPGRAVAEMARVLRPGGRVALLDTDWATAILYPGDPAVMEALTSAILSGAANPRSGRRLVGQLGEAGFVVDDRGSQALLQDHTSVAWPLVRMLGETAVRQGALTEAQRDAAYAELTEAAARHALHMSVTMFGVVAHRPV, encoded by the coding sequence ATGACGGACCCGCGGCCCGGTACGGGCTTCCAGAAGAGCGGCATCGACCCCGCGAACGTGGCCCGCCTCGTGGGCGCCCTCGACGCCCAGGACGCCAACGACGGCGTACGGCGGCTGCGCGCCTGGGCCGCCGAGGCACTCGCCGTACGCCCCGGGGAACGGGCGCTGGACATCGGCTGCGGAACCGGCACCCACACCCGCGCCCTGGCCGCCGCAGTCGGCCCCGAGGGCTCCGCGCTGGGCGTCGAACCCAACCCCGGGCTGCGCGCCGCGGCCGAGGAACGCGCCGCCGGTAACCCGGCACGCTTCGTCGACGGCGACGCGCTGGCCCTGCCCGTCCCGGACGCCTCGATGGACGTCGTCTGGTGCGAACGGGTCCTGCAGCACCTGACCGAACCCGGCCGGGCCGTCGCCGAGATGGCCCGGGTGCTGCGCCCGGGCGGCCGGGTGGCACTCCTCGACACCGACTGGGCGACCGCCATCCTGTACCCCGGCGACCCCGCCGTGATGGAGGCGCTGACCTCGGCCATTCTGTCCGGCGCGGCCAACCCCCGCTCCGGGCGGCGGCTGGTCGGACAGCTCGGAGAGGCCGGGTTCGTCGTGGACGACCGGGGCTCCCAGGCCCTCCTCCAGGACCACACCTCGGTCGCCTGGCCGCTGGTGCGGATGCTCGGCGAGACGGCCGTCCGCCAGGGGGCGCTCACCGAGGCGCAGCGCGACGCGGCCTACGCCGAGCTGACCGAGGCCGCCGCACGCCACGCCCTGCACATGTCCGTGACCATGTTCGGGGTCGTCGCCCACCGCCCGGTCTGA
- a CDS encoding MFS transporter, whose product MDTSESSTAEPGTDDPGATADPPRRGWRRWAMDTRPLRIPAYRRLWSSTIVTAVGSQLTAVAVPKQIYDITHSSAWVGYASLAGLLPMVVFALWGGAVADTVDRRKLLLVTNTGIAVTSLLFWAQAASGLDSVVVLMALLALQQAFFGLNSPARTASIARLVPAEELPAANALGSTVMQTGLVAGPLLAGVLIPVIGLPELYLIDALALCVTVWAVFRLPALPPLGASPSRRAGLREIAAGFRYISGHKVLLLSFLADIVAMVFGMPRALFPQLAAQTFAPYGEGLALGVLFAGIPVGAVLGGLFSGVFSRARRHGWMVIGAVVGWGMAVAGFGLSRNLWVAMAFLAAAGVADMVSMVFRGAILLTAATDEMRGRLQGVFTVVVAGGPRLADVLHGTAGSVFGPRAAVAGGGALVVALMLVLAAAVPALRRYRI is encoded by the coding sequence GTGGACACCAGCGAGAGCAGCACGGCCGAACCCGGCACCGACGACCCCGGTGCGACGGCGGACCCGCCCCGGCGCGGCTGGCGCCGCTGGGCGATGGACACCCGTCCCCTGCGCATCCCCGCCTACCGGCGCCTGTGGTCGTCCACCATCGTGACGGCCGTCGGCAGCCAGCTCACCGCGGTCGCCGTGCCCAAGCAGATCTACGACATCACCCACTCCTCGGCGTGGGTCGGCTACGCGAGCCTCGCCGGTCTGCTGCCCATGGTCGTGTTCGCGCTGTGGGGCGGGGCCGTCGCCGACACGGTGGACCGCCGCAAACTGCTGCTGGTCACCAACACCGGCATCGCCGTCACCTCACTGCTGTTCTGGGCGCAGGCGGCGTCCGGCCTGGACTCGGTCGTCGTCCTGATGGCGCTGCTCGCCCTGCAGCAGGCGTTCTTCGGGCTCAACTCCCCGGCGCGCACCGCGTCCATCGCCCGGCTGGTGCCGGCCGAGGAACTGCCGGCGGCCAACGCGCTGGGCTCGACCGTGATGCAGACCGGCCTGGTGGCGGGTCCGCTGCTGGCCGGTGTGCTGATACCGGTCATCGGGCTGCCCGAGCTGTACCTGATCGACGCGCTCGCCCTGTGCGTCACCGTGTGGGCGGTCTTCCGGCTGCCCGCGCTGCCGCCGCTCGGCGCGTCCCCGTCCCGCCGGGCGGGCCTCAGAGAGATCGCCGCCGGGTTCCGCTACATCTCCGGGCACAAGGTGCTGCTGCTGTCCTTCCTCGCCGACATCGTCGCGATGGTGTTCGGCATGCCGCGCGCCCTGTTCCCGCAGCTCGCCGCCCAGACGTTCGCGCCGTACGGCGAAGGGCTCGCGCTGGGCGTGCTGTTCGCCGGCATCCCCGTCGGAGCCGTGCTCGGCGGACTGTTCTCCGGCGTGTTCTCCCGGGCCCGGCGGCACGGCTGGATGGTCATCGGGGCCGTGGTCGGGTGGGGCATGGCCGTCGCCGGGTTCGGGCTGAGCCGCAACCTCTGGGTGGCCATGGCCTTCCTCGCCGCCGCGGGCGTCGCCGACATGGTGTCCATGGTGTTCCGCGGCGCGATCCTGCTGACCGCCGCGACCGACGAGATGCGCGGCCGGCTGCAGGGGGTGTTCACGGTGGTCGTCGCGGGCGGCCCGCGCCTGGCCGACGTCCTGCACGGCACCGCCGGCTCCGTGTTCGGCCCCCGGGCCGCCGTGGCGGGCGGCGGCGCCCTGGTCGTCGCGCTGATGCTGGTCCTGGCAGCCGCCGTCCCGGCGCTGCGCCGCTACCGGATCTGA
- a CDS encoding SigB/SigF/SigG family RNA polymerase sigma factor produces the protein MLTDMSTSRSGTTDRTTAPARRVHDDAPDTAALFARLAALDDGPERDEVRDELVAAWLPMAHRIAGRFRDRGEAVEDLRQVAALGLVKAVDRFDPSRGAFESYAVPTITGEVKRHFRDRMWALRVPRRVQELRNRVRVARRELTQNPGSREPTVADIAAHTGLTEDEVSAGMEALESFSTLSLDAELAGGDDGYSLADTLGASDTSFDVVVDREAAKEGLRRLPEREQAILYMRFFEDMTQSRIADRLGISQMHVSRLISRSCARVRDEAMGRHRGGRPMA, from the coding sequence ATGCTGACCGACATGTCGACAAGCCGTTCCGGCACGACAGACCGCACCACCGCCCCGGCGCGGCGGGTCCACGACGACGCCCCCGACACCGCCGCCCTCTTCGCCCGGCTGGCCGCCCTGGACGACGGCCCCGAACGCGACGAGGTGCGCGACGAACTCGTCGCCGCCTGGCTGCCCATGGCCCACCGCATCGCCGGCCGGTTCCGGGACCGCGGGGAGGCCGTCGAGGACCTGCGGCAGGTGGCGGCCCTCGGGCTGGTCAAGGCGGTCGACCGGTTCGACCCCTCGCGCGGGGCGTTCGAAAGTTATGCCGTGCCCACCATCACCGGCGAGGTGAAGCGGCACTTCAGGGACCGGATGTGGGCCCTGCGGGTCCCGCGCCGGGTGCAGGAGCTGCGCAACCGCGTCCGCGTGGCCCGCCGCGAACTCACCCAGAACCCCGGCAGCCGTGAGCCCACGGTCGCCGACATCGCCGCCCACACCGGCCTCACCGAGGACGAGGTGAGCGCGGGCATGGAGGCGCTGGAGAGCTTCAGCACGCTGTCCCTGGACGCCGAGCTGGCCGGCGGCGACGACGGCTACAGCCTGGCCGACACCCTGGGCGCGTCCGACACCTCCTTCGACGTCGTCGTCGACCGCGAGGCCGCCAAGGAGGGGTTGCGTCGGCTGCCCGAGCGTGAACAGGCCATCCTCTACATGCGTTTCTTCGAGGACATGACGCAGAGCCGGATCGCCGACCGCCTCGGCATCTCCCAGATGCACGTCTCCCGGCTCATCAGCCGCAGCTGCGCCCGGGTCCGCGACGAGGCGATGGGCCGGCACCGGGGCGGCCGCCCCATGGCCTGA
- a CDS encoding ATP-binding protein: MREPHRTDSATATRDTRPVPCRPADARRTVRHAVAERCRDRALTCAGQALDDALLVTSELTTNAILHGGGITGFDVAVDSGGVRVSVSDRSDDVPVATARPDEPDRCAAGGRGWPIVCRLARDVRVACLPCGGKCITAVVPLR, encoded by the coding sequence ATGCGCGAGCCGCACAGGACCGACTCCGCCACCGCGACCAGGGACACCCGGCCCGTGCCGTGCCGGCCGGCCGACGCCCGCAGAACCGTACGGCACGCGGTCGCCGAACGCTGCCGCGACCGGGCCCTCACCTGCGCCGGCCAGGCGCTGGACGACGCCCTGCTGGTCACCTCCGAACTCACCACCAACGCCATCCTGCACGGCGGCGGGATCACCGGGTTCGACGTCGCCGTCGACAGCGGCGGGGTCCGCGTCTCGGTGAGCGACCGCAGCGACGACGTCCCGGTGGCCACCGCCCGGCCGGACGAACCCGACCGGTGCGCGGCCGGCGGCCGGGGCTGGCCCATCGTCTGCCGGCTGGCACGCGACGTCCGGGTGGCCTGCCTGCCCTGCGGCGGCAAGTGCATCACGGCCGTCGTGCCCCTGCGCTGA
- a CDS encoding cyclic nucleotide-binding domain-containing protein translates to MTKAIKLLTALPQAQRERLMELAKEVSFPEDTRIFEAGGTADRFWVIRSGAVSLDQEVTSRQQVTVATLGAGDMLGWSWLFPPYEWDFGAVAFSNVRAYEFDGPSVLALSVEDPLLGLSLVRTVAEVLAHRLETTRGKLMDQYALRRRGYA, encoded by the coding sequence ATGACCAAAGCGATCAAACTGCTGACCGCCCTGCCGCAGGCGCAGCGCGAGCGCCTCATGGAGCTGGCCAAGGAGGTCTCCTTCCCGGAGGACACCCGGATCTTCGAGGCGGGGGGCACCGCCGACCGGTTCTGGGTGATCCGCTCCGGCGCGGTCTCCCTGGACCAGGAGGTCACGTCCCGGCAGCAGGTCACGGTGGCCACCCTCGGCGCGGGCGACATGCTCGGCTGGTCGTGGCTGTTCCCGCCGTACGAGTGGGACTTCGGGGCGGTCGCCTTCAGCAATGTGCGGGCCTACGAGTTCGACGGGCCGTCGGTGCTGGCGCTGAGCGTGGAGGACCCGCTGCTCGGACTGTCCCTGGTGCGGACCGTCGCCGAGGTCCTCGCCCACCGTCTGGAGACGACCCGCGGCAAGCTGATGGACCAGTACGCGCTGCGCCGACGGGGCTATGCGTAG